The following proteins are co-located in the Plasmodium brasilianum strain Bolivian I chromosome 11, whole genome shotgun sequence genome:
- a CDS encoding phenylalanine--tRNA ligase: MTLPKLVLSNQGKILYDIVNHPIRTIKNKIENFFKFENIDNLNSEISVKQNFDELLVPLTHSARNIKDTFYLNEHYIKNFSFYFQNYYTPFDNINSIYKYYLANKLLYHDKIKLKRTHMTAHLPDLLRQNYKNVIYTGAVYRKDEIDKYHFPIFHQTDGYLIQPKSFNAESDLKKKLEQLISYLFSSKKIEMKWDSNTTFPFTEPSYELYIRARGVATPDMSIDVSTNSSSDGSFDGSTNRSNGSSGNNKWIEVLGCGKIKKEVIAICLYEKDLNQIIENEIAMFDKNLMKIIDKCNDVKNIEECSCVEERVSSIINNLCKKHLSDRIEKKIYEFIKDINHEGWAFGIGLERLAMLLYDIYDIRLLWSNDKRFISQFKENEISSFRPFSNFPSIIKDVTFYINDSFNETLFFQICRDIAHENIEEVKKIDHYYNPHTNKASVCYRITYRSHKQNLTHKSVNDIQNKVIQKLIKECSVVIR, translated from the coding sequence ATGACTTTACCGAAATTAGTTTTATCAAATCAGGGGAAAATACTATATGACATAGTGAACCATCCAATAAGGacgataaaaaataaaattgaaaacttttttaaattcgaAAATATTGATAACTTAAATAGTGAAATATccgtaaaacaaaattttgatGAACTCCTTGTTCCCTTGACACACTCTGCTAGAAATATTAAAGacactttttatttaaatgaacattacataaaaaatttctctttttattttcaaaattattatacccCATTTGATAACATAAAttctatttataaatattacttagctaataaattattatatcatgataaaataaaattaaagcgTACACATATGACTGCACATTTACCTGACTTGTTAagacaaaattataaaaatgttatttatacAGGTGCCGTATACAGAAAAGAtgaaatagataaatatcaCTTCCCTATTTTTCATCAAACAGATGGGTATTTAATACAACCCAAAAGTTTTAACGCTGAATCggatttgaaaaaaaaacttgAGCAGTTAATTAGTTATTTGTTTAGTTCGAAAAAGATAGAAATGAAATGGGACAGTAACACCACCTTTCCTTTTACCGAGCCATCATACGAGTTATATATAAGGGCAAGAGGAGTTGCTACTCCTGATATGAGCATTGATGTGAGTACAAATAGTAGTAGTGATGGTTCCTTTGATGGCAGTACTAACCGAAGCAATGGAAGCTCTGGTAATAACAAGTGGATCGAAGTCCTAGGATGtggtaaaattaaaaaagaagtaattGCCATATGTCTGTACGAGAAAGATTTAAATCAAATAATAGAAAACGAAATTGCCATGTTTGATAAGAATTTGATGAAGATAATTGATAAATGTAATGacgttaaaaatatagaggAATGTTCATGTGTTGAAGAACGCGTTTCttctattattaataatttatgtaaaaaacatCTAAGTGAcagaattgaaaaaaaaatttatgaatttataaaagatataaatcaCGAAGGATGGGCATTTGGTATAGGTCTTGAAAGATTAGCtatgttattatatgatatatatgatatacgTTTATTGTGGTCTAATGATAAAAGGTTTATATCtcaatttaaagaaaatgaaatttcATCATTTCGACCATTCAGTAACTTTCCATCAATAATAAAGGATGtcacattttatattaacgaTTCTTTTAATGAAACCttgttttttcaaatatgtaGAGATATAGCACATGAAAACATCGAGGAAGTGAAAAAGATAGATCACTATTATAATCCCCACACAAACAAAGCAAGCGTATGCTACAGAATAACCTATCGCTCGCATAAGCAAAATCTAACCCATAAAAGTGTTAATGACATACAGAACAAGGTTATTCAAAAGTTAATTAAAGAGTGTTCTGTAGTTATTAGGTGA